In Seonamhaeicola sp. S2-3, the genomic window TAAAACGAGTTTCTGACAAACCCAGAAACCCTAACAACAAAGCTAGTTTAGAAGAATTAAATTACATTAATACTTTTAAACAAGTAATTGCTAAAAACAATGAACCCCAACCCATAGTTAAAGAAACAGAAAATAATGTACATGTATATTACCCTATAATCACAAACAATATGTGTTTACAATGCCACGGAAAACCAAATGAAACTATAGAAAAAGCTACCTTAAACAAAATCAACGATTTATACCCAAATGATAAAGCCATTGGGTATAATATCAATGAGGTAAGAGGTATTTGGAGTATTACTTTTGAAAAATAAAATCAAGTCAGGTATGAGCAAATTTTCTGAAATAATAAATCAAGACAAACCCGTTTTAGTAGATTTTTTTGCTGAATGGTGTGGACCATGCAAAATGATGAGTCCTATTTTAAAACAAGTTAAAGATAGTTTAGGAGACCGTGTTTCCATCATTAAAATAGATGTAGACAAAAACCAAATCTTAGCCACAAAATATCAAATAAGAGGCGTACCAACACTCATGCTCTTTAAAAAAGGCAAACAAGTTTGGAGACAATCTGGTGTACTTCAAAAAGATGATATTTTAAACGTAATCACCTCCAATTTATAATGAATTTATCAGAAAATTTTGGGAGCAACAATAAGCAAAACAATGAAATGGCTGGGTTTTAGGAGAAGTCCCCTAAAAGCACATATTAACCAATTATATAATTTTTTTAATTCCGGATGATGGCAATACTACTTGTATAACCATGGTTTAAATACACTTTTTATAGAAGACTCTCCCAACTTAAAAAATTAACCTTATTCAGAATTTAATCATAAATTTCTTTTGAAAAAGCTACTTTACGGTAACACATGTTACATTGATATTTACTATTAACAACTACATTTACCATAAATTAATTTAATAGTAATGTATCATGAATAATTCAGAAACAACAAAAGAAACCGTATTTTCAATGCCTAAAATTGGTGATAAAGCACCAGAATTTAAAGCAGTAACTACACAAGGAGAAATTAACTTCCCTTCAGATTATAAAGGTGAATGGACTATTTTATTTAGTCACCCTGCTGATTTTACACCAGTTTGTACTTCAGAGTTTATGACCTTTGCTCATCTTGAAGAAAAATTCAAAAAAGCCAATTGCAAATTAGTTGGCTTATCTGTTGATGGGTTATATAGCCATATTGCTTGGTTAAGAACCATAAAAGACAAAATTAAGTTCAACGGCATGGAAAATATTGAAGTTAAATTCCCTTTAATTGAAGATATAACCATGGAAGTTGCCAAAAAATATGGCATGATTCAACCAGGTGAACACCAAACACAAGCTGTAAGAGCCGTGTTTTTTATAGATCCCAACAGTATTGTTAGAGCCATTATTTACTATCCTTTAAGCTTAGGACGTAATTTTGACGAAATTTACAGAGCCTTAATTGCAATGCAAACCTCAGATAAATTTAACGTAGCTACCCCTGCCGATTGGGAACCCGGAAAAGACGTTATAATATCTCCTGCTGGCTCTTGTGGTGTTGCTGAAGAACGAATGGAAGGTACAGACGATTTAGAATGTGAAGACTGGTTTTTCTGCACTAAAAAACTAGATAAAGACTTGGTTTTAGGCGAAGTTTTAAAAAATTAAAACTTACATAATTTAGATATTAAAGAGGCTGTTAATAATAACAGCCTCTTCTGTAATATTTGTTACAAGCAATCTCAATAAAAGGCAATAATTTTGCTACATCAATAAAAACAATAATATGGCTACAGAACATTACTACCAAGTAAATGTAAATTGGAACAAAAACCGAAACGGCATTCTTACATCCAATAATTTAGACGAAAAAATAACCATTGCAACGCCTCCAGAATTCCCTAAAGGCGAAGCCAATATTTGGTCTCCAGAGCATTACTTTGTTGCTGCAATAAACGGTTGTTTAATGACCACTTTTTTAGCTGTAGCTGAAAATTTTAAACTTGATTTTATTGATTTTGAATCGAATGCTGTTGGTAAGTTAGAAATGATAGATAGAAAGTTCGTAATGAGTGAAGTTATTTTAAACCCCGTAGTAACAATTTCTAATGAAGACCAAAAAGCACTGGCTATTAAAGTTCTAGAAAAATCTGAAAAAGCTTGCTTAATAACAAACTCTGTTAAATCTAACATTAAAATGAATATTACTATAAAAGTAGTATAAAAAACTAATGTTTAAAATAGTCTATAAATACTAAATCTTGTATTTTTATATACTATAAACACAACAAACAATTTACAAAAAACTAAAAAGGTTTTTTTATGGAAGATATGCTCTTTTATGATAGAATGCAGTTTGCATTTACTATCACTTTTCACTACTTATTTCCACAATTAACCATGGGGTTATCATTGATGATAGTCTATTTTAAATGGAAATTTTTACAATCTAAAGTCGAAAAGTATAACGATGCAGCAAAATTTTGGATGAAAATTTTCGCCCTTAATTTTGCTATGGGTGTTGTAACAGGCATCCCAATGGAATTTCAATTTGGTACCAATTGGGCTAAATTTTCAGAGTTAACTGGTGGTGTAATAGGTCAAACATTGGCTATGGAGGGCATGTTTTCTTTCTTTTTAGAATCATCCTTTTTAGGACTCTTTTTATTTGGCGAAAAACTATTGGGTCATAAACTTCATTTTGTTACTGGTTTTCTAGTATTTTTAGGTTCATGGGCCAGTGGCTATTTAATTATTGCCACCCATTCATGGATGCAATACCCTGTTGGTTATGAAATAGTTGAAAACGGAAAGTTTGTTCTAAATAATTTTGGAGCACTCTTTTCAAACCCTTGGTTGTTACCTGCTTATTTACACAACCAGTTTGCCTCTATTATTACATCTTCATTTGTAGTTGCCGCCATTGGCGCCTTTTATATTTTAAACAATAAACACAGTGAATTTGGTAAACTTTTTGTAAAAACTGGAGTTATTTTTGGTTTAATATCTAGTGTACTTGTTGCTTTTCCAACTGGAGATTGGACTGCTAAAAATGTAGCTAAACACCAACCCGTAACCTTTGCCGCTATGGAAGGCATTTTTGAAACGGAAGATGGAGGCTCTGAAATTGTTCTTATTGGGCAACCTAACATTCTAGAAAAGAAACTAGATAACAAAATTGCTGTTCCTAATATTTTAAGTTTTTTAACTCATAAAGATTGGAATGCAGAAATTAAAGGTTTAAATGAATTTGATGAAAAAAATTACCCCACTAATATTCCTGGTTTATATTATTCATACCACATCATGGTAGGCTTAGGAACCATTTTTATTGGGCTAATGCTATTAGCTGCAATTCAACTTTACAGAAAAAAACTCTATAAAACTAAATGGATTTTATGGGTACTAATGTTTATGTTACCATTCCCTTATATAGCAAATACAACAGGTTGGTACACCGCAGAATTAGGCAGACAGCCCTGGCTAGTTTATAATTTACTACGCACATCTGAAGGTGCTTCACCAACAGTATCCTCTGGTAATACATTATTTACTTTACTTGGTTTTATAGGTTTGTACTTACTTTTAGGTTTACTATTTTTAATGTTAGCAGGAAAAATAATTAACAAAGGCCCACAACTAAATCAACAACACTAATTATGGAATTATTTTGGTATATCGTTTTAATGACCATGCTAGCCATTTATGTAATTTTAGATGGTTACGATTTTGGTGCAGGCATTATTCACTTGTTTTTTGCAAAAAAAGAAAAAGATAAAAAGGCCATTACAAATGCTATAGGCCCCTTTTGGGATGCCAACGAAGTATGGCTAATTGCTGCTGGTGGCGTCTTATTTTTTGCATTCCCTACGTTATACGCTTCCTCTTTTAGCGGATTTTATTTACCCCTAATTATGATTTTATGGCTACTCATTTTTAGAGCTATTGGATTAGAATTAAGAGGACAAATACACAATAAAATGTGGACTAGCATTTGGGATAAAGCCTTTGGAATTTCTAGTTTATTACTTGCTTTATTTTTTGGTGTTGCCTTAGGTAATGTTGTTAGAGGTGTTAATTTAGGTAATGTTGTAAATGGTGTTTCTACACAAGAAGCGCACTATTTCTTTTTACCATTATGGAACCCTACTTTTAGTCCGCAAACCGAACAATTAGGTATCATAGACTGGTTTACACTATTATTAGGTATTATTGGTGTTATTGCACTAACCATACATGGTGCTAATTGGATTATTTTTAAAACAAACTCAAGCTTAAATGAAAAACTTAAAAAAGTAGTCTTCACTCTTAGTTTTGTTCTATTAGTATTAGTTATTATTTCTCTTTTCATTTGGCATATTATAGAACCTAAACCTTTTCATAACTTCATTCAAAACCCTTGGTTATGGATTTTTCCTATCATCACCTTTACTGGTTTATTTGGGTTGTTTAGAGTGAGATCATTTAAAAAACATGGAAAAGGATTCTTATTTTCATCTTTGTTTTTATTTGGAGGATTAACCTCTACGGTAGCTTCAATTTTCCCTAAAGTTTTACCATCAACAAATAATGTTAATCCAGACCTAACATTATACAATGTTGCTGCAGATGATTACGGATTATCTGTTGGTATTTCTTGGTTTGTTATTGCAGTTATTTTGGTAATTGCATATTTCACCATTCAATACCGTGTTTTTAAAGGTAAGATGGATGATGTTGGCTACGGAGAACATTAATTAAAAACTTACTAAATTATGACAGGCACTTTAATTTCTTTAATAAGTGTTTTTGTAGGTATTATTGGTGCAAATTTAACAGGTTATTTCAAAAGAAAATATTCTTTTGGCCTTACAGGAAATACCTTAGTAGGTGTTTTTGGCAGCATTTTATTAATTAAAACTTTTGGAAGATTAGGTTTTAATCCTTGGTCAATTATGAACAATGGAGATTTTAATGGTTTACGGTTAACTATCAATATCATTGTATCTGCTTTAGGAGGTATATTAGGGCTTATAGCTGCTAAAAAAGTATACTTTAAAATGAATAAAGAATAACACTTGCTAAAGCCCTCTTCTTGTGTAACCTAAGTTACTAGTAACTATAAAAAAGCTAAGTACCTTTAATAAAAATTAAGGTCATGGCTAAAATTGTCATTCTAGGCGCAGGTATTTCAGGACACGTAGCTGCTACACATTTACGTAGAAAACTCCCTAAAAAACACGAAGTTGTTGTTGTTTCTCCTAACAGTAATTATCAATGGATTCCATCAAATATTTGGGTAGGAATTGGTAGAATGAAGTCCAAAAAAATACTATTTCCGCTTGCTCCACTTTACAAAAAAAAGGGCATTAACTACAAACAAGCCAAAGCGGTAACATTTTACCCAGAAGGAGACAAAAAAGAACAAAAACCCTACATTGTATCCGAATATGTTACTGGCGAAAAAAAAGGACAACAAGAAAAAGTAACATATGACTACCTAATTAATGCCACAGGACCAAAACTTAATTTTGAAGCTACAGAAGGCTTAATTCCTGGTAAAAACAAAACTTACTCCGTTTGCACATATACACATGCTAATCATGCTTGGGAAGGATTAAGTGCCTTAATTGAAAGCATGAAAAAAGGCAAAAAAGCCAAAATACTAATTGGTACAGGACATGCAAAATCTACATGCCAAGGAGCTGCTTTTGAATATATTTTAAACGTAGAAAAAGAATTGAAACGTCATAAAGTACGTGATATGGCCGAAATTACCTGGATTTCTAACGAGTACAGCCTTGGTGATTTTGGAATGGATGGTATGTTAATGAGCTACGGGGATATGATTATGAAATCTAGCGAGCTAGTAGAAATGATTTTTGAAGACAGAGGTATAAAATGGATTTTAGGAGCTGGAGTAAATAAAATTGAAGATGGTATAGCTTATTATGAAAATTTAGAAGGCGAACATAAAGTAGAAACTTATGACTTCGCCATGTTAATTCCAGCATTTTCAGGACATGGTTTTAAAGCCTATGATAAAAACAATCAAGATATTACTAATAAGCTTTTTAAGGGTTTCATGATTGTAGATGCAGATTACACACCAAAACCTTATGAAGAATGGACCGTTCAAGATTGGCCAGAAACCTATCAAAACCCTAACTATAAAAACATTTTTGCTCCAGGTATAGCATTTGCGCCACCACACACCATCTCAAAACCTAGAAAAAGTAAAAACGGAACTGATATTTTTCCTGCACCTCCTAGAACGGGTATGCCTTCAGGAATTACCTCCAAATTAGTAGCCGATAATATAATTGATGCCATTAAAAAAGGAGATAACAGTTTGCAGCATAAAGGCTCTATGGGTAATATGGGAGCTGCTTGTATTGCTTCTGCAGGATTTGGTTTTTGGAGTGGTAGCGGAGTAAGCATCACAACGTTTCCTATTGTTCCAGATTTTGTGAAATATCCAGATAGTCATGGGCGCCATTTAGGAAAAACCTTTGGCTCTATTGGGCTAGCAGGTCATTGGCTTAAATTAATGCTACATCATGCCTTTTTGTGGAAAGCAAAAATGAGACCTTTTTGGTGGCTAATTCCTGAGTAATAATATTAAATAGAAAAGAACATGAAAAGAATATCTCCTAGAATGCGGTTTAGAATGATGAATCCGGTACTTCAGTTTTTTAAATTTATAATTTTAAGTATTAAAATTATGGTTATTGTAGCTGGAGGACATGGCGGCACTAGAAAAGTAAACTGATGTAGTTATCAGTGTTTTTGGTTGGTTTTTAAGAAAGTCGTCTAAAAAGCAATTTTTAGGCGATTTTCTTTTTTAGTAGCGGGAACTAGACTCAAACCAGTGTCCGCCTTAGGCGGATAAGATTTGTTTACTAATTAAAAAACTTAGAAACTAAACAAAATTAAATAATTCATATTGTTCAAAAAACACATTTAAAATCTGTTCTAGATAATTGATATCCAATTAAAATTCAACCGTTTTTATAAACTCATTACCTACATTATAATCTATTTTTTTAAGATGTTGTAATCTACCTATAATACAAGCTGGATGTGTTTTGAATTTTTTAGCATAAAAAACAATGTCTTCAACAAACAATTCGTCATTACTTAATATTTCAGCTTCTTCTTGTTTAGATAATAACCATTTAGCTGCAAAATCATCAGCTTCTTTTTCATATTCTTTTAATTCTCCTTCTATCTCAATGTTCTCAATAGAAATATATTTTTTACCATGTAACAGAATATGGCCAATTTCATGAAAGAATGTAAACCAAAAACTATCATTCCTTTTATAACGCCCGCTTAATTGAATTAGAGGCGTATCACCAATCCATCTGGTTGAACCATGTATTGGGGCTTTAGGCAGGCATGGAGTATAAACAAGTTTAACACCAACATTGGCACAAATAGCTCGTAATTCTGAAAAGAAATTATCAGGTTGATTCACCATTAATTCTTTGATTTTTGGTAAACTTTTTTTCAAAGCACTTTGACTGTATTTAGCTACTGTCATATTTTGTGCTTGAATTTCTCCATGACGTAACCACGAAGCAATTGCTAAAGCATTGTCTTGATTTTTCAAAGAAATTCTAAAAGCTACTTGAGTTTTTTGATTAAAATAATAATCTTCAAATGCCTTTAAGGATGCTATACCAAAATACTCAAATAGATTAATTACTTTTTCTTCAATTTTTCTAGTTGCCGCTACCCAACCATGATTTGCCATTTTAGCATAGGGAAACGCTTTAGCCCATTCTTTTGCTGAATCGATATTCTTTTGAAACTCAATTCTAGCCTTATATTCATCATAGTTCTTTTGAGCTTCCATCCAGAAGTGAGCAGGCACTTTCAAAACCTGTTCAAATAGAATTGCCATTTCTGATGTTATGGCACTTTTCCCTTTGAGCACAGCAGAAATTGTTTTTTCAGGTTTCCCTGTTTTTACCGCAAATTCTTTTGCTCCCATTTGTTTCTCTTCCAATATTTCTTTAAGAAACTCTGATGGATGTGTTACCGATTCGGGATAATATTCATTAACCGATGCCATGTTGTTTGTGTGTTTTTAGTGATAATCTGCAATTTCAATAATATCTACACCTAGTATTTCAACCCAAATATATTTACCATTACCATCTGTAGGGATAGGATCTTCGCGTGGTTTAAAAATCAATCTGTATGGATGGTCTAAATCGCAAGCCCATTGTCCTTTTCTATCTCCTGTTAATTCATGAAATCTACCGGGTTGATATCTAACATCTTCTAAGGTCATTGAAGCTCTTAGTTGATCTAACCTCTTTTTGTACTTCTTATGCCTTAATGCTCCTAAGTTTTTAACCCCTTGATCATCATTATTGGCATATTTTTTTAACTTACTATTACTGAAACTAATATTCACCGCAAATATACAAAAATAATTTACACTTAGTATTAACAAAAATTAAATATTATTCAAACTATACTTGTCTCCATCAATATCTAAAAACAAAATGTTTTGCATACTATTTTACTTTGGTCTCAATATTACAACTGAATATCCCGCGTTAGTTATGGATATTATCAATCCAAAATTAATCTTCCAATAGTTTTAAAATTTTGTTTCCAATTTGGATATCCAAATTACCAAATTCATCCAAAACCGAAACAAATCCCATTTTGCATTGATGCTCTATCCTTCCAATTTCTGTGTTATCTTGTTTTGAATAATCATCGGTATTATATGTTTTAAATTCATTTTCTATTTCATTGCCTGGATATAGTAAAACAGCCTTTTTTGCATCCCAAAAACGGCAATATGTATACATTTGTCGTAAATCACCTACCGAAGCAGAACTGTTTGATGGTCTCTTCCATTTTGTATCAATAATTAAGGTATTGCTACCAATTCTCAACACTATATCAGGCCTTAATAAATTGCTTCCCCAAAATAATTTTGATTCTTGCCCAGAAACGTGAATATCATTATTCAGACAGGTTCTTTGTAGTTGTTTTAAGATGTATTCTTCCCACAATTGATTCATATCGAAAAGAAGAGATAACATTTTTTCTTTACCGCTTGAAATGTCTGGTGAAAAATTTAAAATAATTAATCTTGCCAACTCTAAAGCATATGAATAATCTTTAGTTTTTCTATTCAGCTTTATATTCTCTAATTGACTTTTAGTAATATTTGAATTTGAGACTTCAGGAAAATTTAATTGAACTCTTTTTAAATAATCATGCAATCGTGTTCCTTTCGTAAAATAACTTACAATTGTCAATGCTTTACACAGCACTTGGTGTAGTAAATGATTCTCATCATATACTTGATGTGTGGTATAAAATCGTTCTTTATGAATTATATTTTTTTGAAGATGGCCCGCAAACTCTAATTTACCTTTTAGACTATACACATTTTTTGTTTCCTTACGGTATTTTTTAACTAATCCTTTTCTAAGTAAGCCATCTATTTCTTGTAAGTACAACTCAAAATAAACTTCTAAGAGATTTAAATTTTTACGATTAACATGAGCCACTCCCACCGAACTCGCTTTAAGTTTGCCACAAGCTTTTAACATATTCAGCAAAACACCACTCCATCTACTATCGTCATCATCCTTATCTGCCTTTGGGTGAATTTGAATAACTAAACCATCTACTTGAATAATACCTACGTATTGATTAAACTTTAATCCCTTTGCAATTGGTTCAAAATATTTTCCTTCATGATACTCATTAAGTTTTAATAAAGCATCGAGATGTTCTTGTTTAAAACCATTTGTACCAACTAATAAACGTTGATGTTCAAAAACTGATATTTGTTTAATTTTCTTCAACAGACTTATTTAGTAATTGACTTAAAGCTTCATGAATATTATTTGTATTAACAGCCTTTAAACTATAACTATCTACTTTAAAATCTTCTTGATTCTCATAGCCAAAATCAGCAAAATTAATTTTATCATTCTTAATTCTTTCTACAAACCCTTTCCCTAAAACAAGACCTATTTTTCCATAATCCCCATAAAAATATTCTTGTAGCAATGGTATAATCTTATTGTTAAAAGCCATAACTAAGTCATCAAGCGTATTTACATTGAAAAAGTATGAATGCCCTATTGTATGGTCTCTATCTATTAACAATTCTATTCTTTGATTAATTGTTTGTAGTATTTCTGCTAAAGAGAAACCTTCAACTGAAAAATCTTTTATAATTTCATAATTTGGCATCATTTCTTTAAACTCAAACCGACGACGTAATGCCGTATCAAGAGCTTCAACAGAACGGTCTGCTGTATTCATGGTTCCATAAATATCTAAATTTGACGGCACAGAAAACGCTTCTTTAGAATATGGCAGTCTAACACTCATTTCATTAATTTCTCCTTGACGCTTATCGGTTTCTATAAGCGTAATTAATTCTCCAAAAATAGCAGACACATTACCTCTATTTATTTCGTCTATAAAAATGGCATACCTATTATCTGGATCATTTTTTGCGCGTAAACATAAACGCTTAAACACACCATCTTCAACCGTATAACCTAAATTGGAAGATTCTTCTTCGTTTTCTGAAAAAACAGGCTTAATACCTTCTATAAAATCTTCATAAGCAAAAGATTGATGAAATGTAACAAAATCGTAATGTCTAATGGACTTTACTGGACTAACCTTAAAGTTATCCACCTCATCCTTAATTTTAAATATTTCTGGTGCTTGTTCTTTAAGCTCCGCATCAAGTAACACCCAAGATTTATCTTCGGTTTTATCAAAAATAAGCGGTGCTTGTCTCTGTTTATAATTTACGCTTGTAGATTCTTCAATTGTATGCATTTGTAAAGTACCCCAAATAGTTGCTCTTACATTTTTAGACACACTCAAGTTTGCTTTAGTTGCAACCCATCTATTATCTAAAACATCACTCACTTTTGATTTCCCTTCTTCTAGCAATGCTAAAGTAATGGCTTGCCACCAAGTAATATTTGACACTACTTCTTCAAAATATTTCTCCTTAGATATTGCTTGCTCTTTTAATGTGTATTTCTCGAATAATGTATCCTTTAAGAAATGTGTTTTTCCAGTACCTGGTGGACCGTAGAGTATTTGGTTTATGGGTTTTGATTGCAGTTGTTTAAAATTACGATTATATATTTCTTTTGTCTCTTTAATTTCAGTAAGTGGTTCTTGATTTAAAAATTGTATATATGCTTTTATTGCTGCTGAATAAAAACCTTTTTCACCATAAGATTTTTTATGATAAGCGTATTTTCCTTTAGGGTCTTTTTGATTAAGTTTAAGATCTTCGTAAAGTTCATGAAGTACATTAATATCTTCTTCTGTATAAACAGCTATTTTAAATTCA contains:
- a CDS encoding DUF3365 domain-containing protein, which codes for MGNIQKKGTIEALSFCNESAYPLTDSMAIVHQANIKRVSDKPRNPNNKASLEELNYINTFKQVIAKNNEPQPIVKETENNVHVYYPIITNNMCLQCHGKPNETIEKATLNKINDLYPNDKAIGYNINEVRGIWSITFEK
- the trxA gene encoding thioredoxin, with product MSKFSEIINQDKPVLVDFFAEWCGPCKMMSPILKQVKDSLGDRVSIIKIDVDKNQILATKYQIRGVPTLMLFKKGKQVWRQSGVLQKDDILNVITSNL
- a CDS encoding peroxiredoxin, with translation MNNSETTKETVFSMPKIGDKAPEFKAVTTQGEINFPSDYKGEWTILFSHPADFTPVCTSEFMTFAHLEEKFKKANCKLVGLSVDGLYSHIAWLRTIKDKIKFNGMENIEVKFPLIEDITMEVAKKYGMIQPGEHQTQAVRAVFFIDPNSIVRAIIYYPLSLGRNFDEIYRALIAMQTSDKFNVATPADWEPGKDVIISPAGSCGVAEERMEGTDDLECEDWFFCTKKLDKDLVLGEVLKN
- a CDS encoding OsmC family protein, which produces MATEHYYQVNVNWNKNRNGILTSNNLDEKITIATPPEFPKGEANIWSPEHYFVAAINGCLMTTFLAVAENFKLDFIDFESNAVGKLEMIDRKFVMSEVILNPVVTISNEDQKALAIKVLEKSEKACLITNSVKSNIKMNITIKVV
- a CDS encoding cytochrome ubiquinol oxidase subunit I; translated protein: MEDMLFYDRMQFAFTITFHYLFPQLTMGLSLMIVYFKWKFLQSKVEKYNDAAKFWMKIFALNFAMGVVTGIPMEFQFGTNWAKFSELTGGVIGQTLAMEGMFSFFLESSFLGLFLFGEKLLGHKLHFVTGFLVFLGSWASGYLIIATHSWMQYPVGYEIVENGKFVLNNFGALFSNPWLLPAYLHNQFASIITSSFVVAAIGAFYILNNKHSEFGKLFVKTGVIFGLISSVLVAFPTGDWTAKNVAKHQPVTFAAMEGIFETEDGGSEIVLIGQPNILEKKLDNKIAVPNILSFLTHKDWNAEIKGLNEFDEKNYPTNIPGLYYSYHIMVGLGTIFIGLMLLAAIQLYRKKLYKTKWILWVLMFMLPFPYIANTTGWYTAELGRQPWLVYNLLRTSEGASPTVSSGNTLFTLLGFIGLYLLLGLLFLMLAGKIINKGPQLNQQH
- the cydB gene encoding cytochrome d ubiquinol oxidase subunit II codes for the protein MELFWYIVLMTMLAIYVILDGYDFGAGIIHLFFAKKEKDKKAITNAIGPFWDANEVWLIAAGGVLFFAFPTLYASSFSGFYLPLIMILWLLIFRAIGLELRGQIHNKMWTSIWDKAFGISSLLLALFFGVALGNVVRGVNLGNVVNGVSTQEAHYFFLPLWNPTFSPQTEQLGIIDWFTLLLGIIGVIALTIHGANWIIFKTNSSLNEKLKKVVFTLSFVLLVLVIISLFIWHIIEPKPFHNFIQNPWLWIFPIITFTGLFGLFRVRSFKKHGKGFLFSSLFLFGGLTSTVASIFPKVLPSTNNVNPDLTLYNVAADDYGLSVGISWFVIAVILVIAYFTIQYRVFKGKMDDVGYGEH
- a CDS encoding NAD(P)/FAD-dependent oxidoreductase — translated: MAKIVILGAGISGHVAATHLRRKLPKKHEVVVVSPNSNYQWIPSNIWVGIGRMKSKKILFPLAPLYKKKGINYKQAKAVTFYPEGDKKEQKPYIVSEYVTGEKKGQQEKVTYDYLINATGPKLNFEATEGLIPGKNKTYSVCTYTHANHAWEGLSALIESMKKGKKAKILIGTGHAKSTCQGAAFEYILNVEKELKRHKVRDMAEITWISNEYSLGDFGMDGMLMSYGDMIMKSSELVEMIFEDRGIKWILGAGVNKIEDGIAYYENLEGEHKVETYDFAMLIPAFSGHGFKAYDKNNQDITNKLFKGFMIVDADYTPKPYEEWTVQDWPETYQNPNYKNIFAPGIAFAPPHTISKPRKSKNGTDIFPAPPRTGMPSGITSKLVADNIIDAIKKGDNSLQHKGSMGNMGAACIASAGFGFWSGSGVSITTFPIVPDFVKYPDSHGRHLGKTFGSIGLAGHWLKLMLHHAFLWKAKMRPFWWLIPE
- a CDS encoding ImmA/IrrE family metallo-endopeptidase translates to MASVNEYYPESVTHPSEFLKEILEEKQMGAKEFAVKTGKPEKTISAVLKGKSAITSEMAILFEQVLKVPAHFWMEAQKNYDEYKARIEFQKNIDSAKEWAKAFPYAKMANHGWVAATRKIEEKVINLFEYFGIASLKAFEDYYFNQKTQVAFRISLKNQDNALAIASWLRHGEIQAQNMTVAKYSQSALKKSLPKIKELMVNQPDNFFSELRAICANVGVKLVYTPCLPKAPIHGSTRWIGDTPLIQLSGRYKRNDSFWFTFFHEIGHILLHGKKYISIENIEIEGELKEYEKEADDFAAKWLLSKQEEAEILSNDELFVEDIVFYAKKFKTHPACIIGRLQHLKKIDYNVGNEFIKTVEF
- a CDS encoding type II toxin-antitoxin system RelE/ParE family toxin; this translates as MNISFSNSKLKKYANNDDQGVKNLGALRHKKYKKRLDQLRASMTLEDVRYQPGRFHELTGDRKGQWACDLDHPYRLIFKPREDPIPTDGNGKYIWVEILGVDIIEIADYH
- a CDS encoding McrC family protein; translation: MKKIKQISVFEHQRLLVGTNGFKQEHLDALLKLNEYHEGKYFEPIAKGLKFNQYVGIIQVDGLVIQIHPKADKDDDDSRWSGVLLNMLKACGKLKASSVGVAHVNRKNLNLLEVYFELYLQEIDGLLRKGLVKKYRKETKNVYSLKGKLEFAGHLQKNIIHKERFYTTHQVYDENHLLHQVLCKALTIVSYFTKGTRLHDYLKRVQLNFPEVSNSNITKSQLENIKLNRKTKDYSYALELARLIILNFSPDISSGKEKMLSLLFDMNQLWEEYILKQLQRTCLNNDIHVSGQESKLFWGSNLLRPDIVLRIGSNTLIIDTKWKRPSNSSASVGDLRQMYTYCRFWDAKKAVLLYPGNEIENEFKTYNTDDYSKQDNTEIGRIEHQCKMGFVSVLDEFGNLDIQIGNKILKLLED
- a CDS encoding AAA family ATPase, with product MNEKLHKLKEEFLKTWPIEKLKVMTLEQYTDTKRENSFCYWLEHITRDLGSISGGSSYKFGIYKMSEDSKTEPASNRTNDGIYAWHTKYGNTSFEAFNSIKKIIINIAELASENNLNPIENIDLGDAYKCKIAFLYSDYKVINIFKSEALRFIANSLYPNNITPTRYGDLNSFILSYKNEEDYFSFTKKLWEHYGNYNSKETQFKEWLEKNAEVGSSKASSYLRAIKILINEFKIAVYTEEDINVLHELYEDLKLNQKDPKGKYAYHKKSYGEKGFYSAAIKAYIQFLNQEPLTEIKETKEIYNRNFKQLQSKPINQILYGPPGTGKTHFLKDTLFEKYTLKEQAISKEKYFEEVVSNITWWQAITLALLEEGKSKVSDVLDNRWVATKANLSVSKNVRATIWGTLQMHTIEESTSVNYKQRQAPLIFDKTEDKSWVLLDAELKEQAPEIFKIKDEVDNFKVSPVKSIRHYDFVTFHQSFAYEDFIEGIKPVFSENEEESSNLGYTVEDGVFKRLCLRAKNDPDNRYAIFIDEINRGNVSAIFGELITLIETDKRQGEINEMSVRLPYSKEAFSVPSNLDIYGTMNTADRSVEALDTALRRRFEFKEMMPNYEIIKDFSVEGFSLAEILQTINQRIELLIDRDHTIGHSYFFNVNTLDDLVMAFNNKIIPLLQEYFYGDYGKIGLVLGKGFVERIKNDKINFADFGYENQEDFKVDSYSLKAVNTNNIHEALSQLLNKSVEEN